The region GCGCGGCGCGACCAGCCGCAGGTCCCGCGCCCCCATGTTCAGCATGGCGCGCGCCGCCGAACCGATATTGCCAGGAGTTTTAGGAGAAACGAGCACCACCGCGAGATTCACACCCCCGATGGTACCGCAGCGGCGCAATTCGACCGCGCCGCCGCCCACGTTCAGCGCGCAGGTCAGGGCGAGCTGAGCAGCGGCGTCTCGTCCACGACGTGCAGGCCCCACTTCAGGTCGTGCGCGAGGTCCTCGGGCGTGTCGCCCCACGAGTCCATGCTCAGCTGCGTGACGCCGCGCGCGCGCAGGTGGGTGTTCACCTCGTTCAGCAGCGCCGAACGCAGCGCCGTGTGCCGCCACAGCGGGTGCACGCCCGGCGCGTCCACGCGGCCCTGCCCGTCCTCGATCGCGGCGCGGCACACGCCCACCCCGCGCCCCTGGTCGTCCAGCGCGACCACGCTGACGTGCGCGTCGAAATCCCCCGCGCCGTCCCGCGCGGCGTCCTCGTGCACCGCGTGGTGCCCGATGCGGTCCTCGTAAGTGCGCAGCGCCTCCAGCCGCGCCGCGTGCGGCGTGTCCGCCAGGGCGCGCAGGGTCACGCCGTCCGGCGGCGTGACGTGCCGGTAGGGCACGCGGCCCTCCAGGCGGCGGTACGCACCCGTCTCGCGCCAGCCCAGGTCCAGGAACGGTTCAGGCGGGAACAGGTGCCCGTCGGCGAACACGTAAGCGCGGCCCACCTCGGCACGCGCGGCGTCCGCCAGGGCCAGCGCCGCCGCGTCCCGCAGCGGGCCGCTGAACACGCCGCCCAGCAGTTCCGACCCGTGCGCCGGGCTGGGCCGCGTCCCGGCCGCGCCCAGGACCACCTCGCGCGGGCCGTCCTCGCCGGGCTGCACCTCGAACGCCACCCACGCCGCCGTGCAGGCCTCGGCCATCCACGCGACCGCCTCCTGCGGCGCGTCGTACAGCGCGGCCAGGACGGTCGTCAGGCCATCCCCGGACAGCCGCTCGACCTGAACGGTCACGCGTCCACCGGACCGGGCAGGGGGCGCAGCGGACTGCTCAGCACCCGCGCGTACAGTCCCAGGTACTCACGGGTCGGGCCGTCCCAGCTGAAATCCAGACTCATGGCCTCCTGCGCGCGGGCCGTCCACTCCGCGCGGTCGTCGAAGGTCAGCCGGGCCTCGGCGCACGCGTCCACCAGCGCCTGCGGCGTCGCCCCCACGAAACGGAACCCCACCTCGTGCGGGACGGTGTCCACCAGCCCGCCCGTCTCACGCACCACGGGCAGCGTCCCGTACCGCATGGCGATCATCTGCGACAGCCCGCACGGCTCGAAGCGGCTGGGCATCACGAACGCGTCGGCGCCCGCGTAGATGCGGTGCGCCAGCGGCTCGTTCATGCCCTGCGCGAACGCCACGCGCGGATGCGCCGCCCACTCGCGCAGCCCCGACTCCAGGCGCGGATCCCCGCCGCCCAGCACCACCACGTTCCAGTCCCGCGTCAGGATGGGCAGTGCCTCGATCAGCAGGTCCATGCCCTTCTGCTCGGCCAGTCGACTGACCGCCGCCAGGACCGGCGCGTCGTCCAGGCCGAACTCCGCGCGCAGCGCCGCCCCGCACGCCGCCTTGCCCGCCACGTCCGCGAACGGCGTCACGTCCACGTCCGTGCGCGGGTCCCAGCGGTCCTGATCCAGCCCGTTCAGGATGCCACTCAGGCGCCCCTCGTGCGTCAGACGCACCAGCAGCCCCTCCAGGCCCTCCCCGTACTCGGGCGTGGTGATCTCCTGCGCGTACGTCGGACTGACCGTCGTCACCTGCGACGCGAACACCAGCCCCGCCTTCATCAGGTTCACGTCCCCGTGGAACTCCAGGCCCTCATGCGTGAACGCCCACTCCGGCAGCCCCGTCCAGCCCATGCCGTCCAGCAGGTTCCAGCGCCCCTGGTACTGCAGGTTATGCACGCTGAACACCGCCCGCACCCCCGCCAGGCGCGCCAGGGCCACCACCAGACCCGCCTGCCAGTCATGCGCGTGCACCACGTCCGGCACCACACCCACGCGCTCCAGCGCCGGCAGCACCGCCCGCGCGAACTGCGTGAACCGCCACACGTCATCCGGGAAGTACAACCCAGGACGATCGAACGCCCCCAGCCCCACGAACAGGAACTGCACGCCACCCTGCACGAGTTC is a window of Deinococcus grandis DNA encoding:
- a CDS encoding glycogen synthase, translating into MRVVHVASEVFPFSRSGGLGDVLGALPAQQARLGAAVTVVSPWYADIAQPVREVWRGALDAPGSVPLADVRVGELVQGGVQFLFVGLGAFDRPGLYFPDDVWRFTQFARAVLPALERVGVVPDVVHAHDWQAGLVVALARLAGVRAVFSVHNLQYQGRWNLLDGMGWTGLPEWAFTHEGLEFHGDVNLMKAGLVFASQVTTVSPTYAQEITTPEYGEGLEGLLVRLTHEGRLSGILNGLDQDRWDPRTDVDVTPFADVAGKAACGAALRAEFGLDDAPVLAAVSRLAEQKGMDLLIEALPILTRDWNVVVLGGGDPRLESGLREWAAHPRVAFAQGMNEPLAHRIYAGADAFVMPSRFEPCGLSQMIAMRYGTLPVVRETGGLVDTVPHEVGFRFVGATPQALVDACAEARLTFDDRAEWTARAQEAMSLDFSWDGPTREYLGLYARVLSSPLRPLPGPVDA